The Ferrovibrio sp. MS7 sequence CATGCCCAAGGACACGGTGGACCGTGCCATCAAGCGCGGTGCCGGCGGCGATGGTCAGGATAATTACGAAGAGGTGCGCTACGAGGGTTATGGCCCGGGCGGCGTGGCGGTGATCGTCGAGGCGCTGACCGACAACCGCAACCGCACCGCCGGCGAAGTGCGCGCCGCCTTCTCGAAGAATGGCGGCCAGCTTGGCGAAACCAATTCGGTGTCGTTCATGTTCGACCGCGTCGGCCTGATCGTGTTCCCGGCCAGCATCGCCAATGCCGACAAGATGATGGAGGCCGCCATCGAGGCCGGCGCCGAGGATTGCCAGTCGAACGACGAGGAACATGAAGTCACCTGTGGCCAGGATGATTTCGCCGCCGTGCGCGAGGCGCTGGAAAAGGCGGTCGGCGAGCCGAAATCGGCCCGCATCGTGTGGCGCCCGAAGAATCTCACCCCGGTATCCGGCGACAAGGTGGAAACCTTGATCAAGATGCTCGACACGCTGGAAGATTCCGACGACGTGCAGCAGGTCTACGCCAATTTCGAGATTTCGGAGGCCGAGCTGAGCAAGCTCGCCTCCTGAGGCCGGCAATGGCGGGGCTGCAGCGCATCATCGGCCTCGACCCCGGCCTGCGGGCCACCGGCTGGGGCGTGATCGAGGCCGAAGGCAACCGCCTGCGCCACATCGCCCATGGCACCATCCGCATCAACCCGGATGAGGAGCTGGCCTACCGCCTGCGTTTCCTGCATGACGCGCTGGTGCAGGTGCTGGCCGAATGGCAGCCGCAATCGGCGGCGGTGGAAGAAACCTTCGTGAACCAGAATCCGGCTTCCACGCTGAAACTCGGCCAGGCGCGCGGCATCGTGCTGCTGGCGCCGGCCCAGGCCGGCCTGCCGGTGGCTGAATATGCGCCTAACCTGATCAAGAAAGCGGTGGTCGGCGTCGGCCATGCCGAGAAGGAACAGGTGCATGCCATGGTCAAGCGCCTGCTGCCCGGTGTGGCGGTCAAGGGTGCCGATGCCGCCGATGCGCTGGCTGTCGCCATCGCCCATGCCCATCTCGCCGCCACCCAGGGCCGCATTCGTGCCGCCGAGACGGC is a genomic window containing:
- the ruvC gene encoding crossover junction endodeoxyribonuclease RuvC, whose amino-acid sequence is MAGLQRIIGLDPGLRATGWGVIEAEGNRLRHIAHGTIRINPDEELAYRLRFLHDALVQVLAEWQPQSAAVEETFVNQNPASTLKLGQARGIVLLAPAQAGLPVAEYAPNLIKKAVVGVGHAEKEQVHAMVKRLLPGVAVKGADAADALAVAIAHAHLAATQGRIRAAETAAYLATQAAR
- a CDS encoding YebC/PmpR family DNA-binding transcriptional regulator — translated: MAGHSQFKNIMHRKGAQDAKKAKVFTKLIRELTTAAKMGQPDPATNPRLRAAIQAARAANMPKDTVDRAIKRGAGGDGQDNYEEVRYEGYGPGGVAVIVEALTDNRNRTAGEVRAAFSKNGGQLGETNSVSFMFDRVGLIVFPASIANADKMMEAAIEAGAEDCQSNDEEHEVTCGQDDFAAVREALEKAVGEPKSARIVWRPKNLTPVSGDKVETLIKMLDTLEDSDDVQQVYANFEISEAELSKLAS